One segment of Prionailurus bengalensis isolate Pbe53 chromosome E3, Fcat_Pben_1.1_paternal_pri, whole genome shotgun sequence DNA contains the following:
- the GNB2 gene encoding guanine nucleotide-binding protein G(I)/G(S)/G(T) subunit beta-2 isoform X1 → MSELEQLRQEAEQLRNQIRDARKACGDSTLTQITAGLDPVGRIQMRTRRTLRGHLAKIYAMHWGTDSRLLVSASQDGKLIIWDSYTTNKVHAIPLRSSWVMTCAYAPSGNFVACGGLDNICSIYSLKTREGNVRVSRELPGHTGYLSCCRFLDDNQIITSSGDTTCALWDIETGQQTVGFAGHSGDVMSLSLAPDGRTFVSGACDASIKLWDVRDSMCRQTFIGHESDINAVAVSSGQSWAGLSLPGSWPCCALIPLWSHVLQFFPNGYAFTTGSDDATCRLFDLRADQELLMYSHDNIICGITSVAFSRSGRLLLAGYDDFNCNIWDAMKGDRAGVLAGHDNRVSCLGVTDDGMAVATGSWDSFLKIWN, encoded by the exons ATGAGTGAGCTGGAGCAACTGAGACAGGAGGCTGAGCAGCTCCGGAACCAGATCCGG GATGCCCGAAAAGCATGTGGGGATTCAACACTGACCCAG ATCACAGCTGGGCTGGACCCAGTGGGGAGAATTCAGATGAGGACGCGGAGGACCCTCCGCGGGCACCTGGCAAAAATCTATGCCATGCACTGGGGGACAGATTCAAG GCTGCTGGTCAGCGCCTCCCAGGACGGGAAGCTCATCATCTGGGACAGCTATACCACCAACAAG GTCCATGCCATCCCTCTGCGCTCCTCCTGGGTCATGACCTGTGCCTACGCGCCCTCAGGGAACTTTGTGGCCTGTGGGGGGTTGGACAACATCTGCTCCATCTACAGCCTCAAGACCCGTGAGGGCAATGTCAGGGTCAGCCGGGAGCTGCCTGGCCACACTG GGTACCTGTCGTGCTGCCGCTTCCTGGATGACAACCAAATCATCACCAGCTCTGGGGACACGACCTG TGCCCTTTGGGACATCGAGACAGGACAGCAGACGGTGGGTTTTGCCGGACACAGTGGAGATGTGATGTCCCTGTCTCTGGCCCCTGATGGCCGCACCTTTGTGTCAGGTGCCTGTGACGCCTCCATCAAGCTGTGGGACGTTCGGGATTCTATGTGCCGACAGACCTTCATTGGCCACGAATCAGACATCAATGCCGTGGCTGTAAGTTCTGGACAGAGCTGGGCCGGCCTGTCTCTGCCAGGCTCCTGGCCTTGCTGTGCCCTCATCCCACTCTGGTCCCATGTCCTGCAGTTCTTCCCCAATGGCTATGCCTTCACCACGGGCTCTGATGATGCCACGTGCCGCCTCTTTGACCTGCGGGCCGACCAGGAGCTCCTCATGTACTCCCACGACAACATCATCTGCGGCATCACCTCTGTTGCCTTCTCCCGCAGCGGCCGGCTGCTGCTCGCTGGCTACGACGACTTCAACTGCAACATCTGGGACGCCATGAAGGGTGATCGTGCAG GTGTCCTTGCTGGCCACGACAACCGCGTGAGCTGCCTTGGGGTCACTGATGATGGCATGGCTGTGGCCACAGGCTCCTGGGACTCCTTCCTCAAGATCTGGAACTAA
- the GNB2 gene encoding guanine nucleotide-binding protein G(I)/G(S)/G(T) subunit beta-2 isoform X2, which yields MSELEQLRQEAEQLRNQIRDARKACGDSTLTQITAGLDPVGRIQMRTRRTLRGHLAKIYAMHWGTDSRLLVSASQDGKLIIWDSYTTNKVHAIPLRSSWVMTCAYAPSGNFVACGGLDNICSIYSLKTREGNVRVSRELPGHTGYLSCCRFLDDNQIITSSGDTTCALWDIETGQQTVGFAGHSGDVMSLSLAPDGRTFVSGACDASIKLWDVRDSMCRQTFIGHESDINAVAFFPNGYAFTTGSDDATCRLFDLRADQELLMYSHDNIICGITSVAFSRSGRLLLAGYDDFNCNIWDAMKGDRAGVLAGHDNRVSCLGVTDDGMAVATGSWDSFLKIWN from the exons ATGAGTGAGCTGGAGCAACTGAGACAGGAGGCTGAGCAGCTCCGGAACCAGATCCGG GATGCCCGAAAAGCATGTGGGGATTCAACACTGACCCAG ATCACAGCTGGGCTGGACCCAGTGGGGAGAATTCAGATGAGGACGCGGAGGACCCTCCGCGGGCACCTGGCAAAAATCTATGCCATGCACTGGGGGACAGATTCAAG GCTGCTGGTCAGCGCCTCCCAGGACGGGAAGCTCATCATCTGGGACAGCTATACCACCAACAAG GTCCATGCCATCCCTCTGCGCTCCTCCTGGGTCATGACCTGTGCCTACGCGCCCTCAGGGAACTTTGTGGCCTGTGGGGGGTTGGACAACATCTGCTCCATCTACAGCCTCAAGACCCGTGAGGGCAATGTCAGGGTCAGCCGGGAGCTGCCTGGCCACACTG GGTACCTGTCGTGCTGCCGCTTCCTGGATGACAACCAAATCATCACCAGCTCTGGGGACACGACCTG TGCCCTTTGGGACATCGAGACAGGACAGCAGACGGTGGGTTTTGCCGGACACAGTGGAGATGTGATGTCCCTGTCTCTGGCCCCTGATGGCCGCACCTTTGTGTCAGGTGCCTGTGACGCCTCCATCAAGCTGTGGGACGTTCGGGATTCTATGTGCCGACAGACCTTCATTGGCCACGAATCAGACATCAATGCCGTGGCT TTCTTCCCCAATGGCTATGCCTTCACCACGGGCTCTGATGATGCCACGTGCCGCCTCTTTGACCTGCGGGCCGACCAGGAGCTCCTCATGTACTCCCACGACAACATCATCTGCGGCATCACCTCTGTTGCCTTCTCCCGCAGCGGCCGGCTGCTGCTCGCTGGCTACGACGACTTCAACTGCAACATCTGGGACGCCATGAAGGGTGATCGTGCAG GTGTCCTTGCTGGCCACGACAACCGCGTGAGCTGCCTTGGGGTCACTGATGATGGCATGGCTGTGGCCACAGGCTCCTGGGACTCCTTCCTCAAGATCTGGAACTAA
- the TFR2 gene encoding transferrin receptor protein 2 isoform X1: protein MERLWGLLHRTQRLSPRPSQTIYKRVEGTQQWRLEEEEEDGEEGAEPPIHFCPMELRGPDLGSRAGKQNLGLWAATARRAAPYLVLTTLLIFTGAFLLGYVAFRGSCQACGDDVLVVSEDINYEPGPDSHQGTLYWSDLQAMFLRFLGEGRLEDTIRQTSLRKRVAGSAGMAALAQDIRVALLGQKLDHVWMDTHYVGLQFPDPAHPNTLHWVEASGKLGEPLQLEDHEVYCPYSATGNATGELVYAHYGRPEDLQDLRARGVEPAGRLLLVRLGEISFAQKVASAQDFGARGVLIYPDSADFSQDPHKLGLSSHRAVYGHVHLGTGDPYTPGFPSFNQTQFPPVQSSGLPNIPAQPISADIASLLLRKLQGPVAPQEWQGHLPVSPYRLGPGPGLHLGVNNHRVSTPISNIFGCIEGRSEPDHYVVIGAQRDAWGPGAAKSAVGTAILLELVRTFSSMVSNGFRPRRSLLFISWDGGDFGSVGSTEWLEGYLSVLHLKAVVYVSLDNAVLGDDKFQAKTSPLLISLIENILKQVDSPNHSGQTLYEQVMFNNHSWDAEVIQPLPMDSSAYSFTAFAGVPAVEFSFMEDGQAYPFLHTKDDTYENLHRVLRGRLPAVAQAVAQLAGQLLIRLSHDHLLPLDFGRYGDVVLKHIGSLNEFSGDLKARGLTLQWVYSARGDYIRAAEKLRKEIYSSEESDERLMRMYNVRIMRVEFYFLSQYVSPADSPFRHIFLGHGDHTLDALLDHVRLLRSHGSGDPRAASSGVAPGLGFQESRFRRQLALLTWTLQGAANALSGDVWNIDNNF from the exons ATGGAGCGGCTTTGGGGTCTACTTCACAGAACG CAAAGGCTGTCCCCACGACCCTCTCAGACCATCTACAAGCGCGTGGAGGGCACCCAGCAGTGGcgcctggaggaggaagaggaagacggggaggagggggctgagccACCCATCCACTTCTGCCCTATGGAGCTGAGGGGCCCTGACCTGGGCTCCAGGGCAGGGAAGCAGAACCTCGGACTCTGGGCAGCAACAGCACGAAGGGCTGCCCCCTACCTGGTCCTGACAACCCTGCTGATCTTCACTGGGG CTTTCCTTCTGGGCTATGTGGCCTTCCGAGGGTCCTGCCAGGCATGCGGGGATGACGTGTTGGTGGTCAGCGAGGATATAAACTATGAGCCGGGCCCAGACTCCCACCAGGGCACCTTGTACTGGAGCGACCTCCAGGCCATGTTCCTGAGGttcctgggggaggggcgcctggaggaCACAATCAG GCAAACCAGCCTTCGGAAAAGGGTGGCTGGCTCGGCCGGCATGGCGGCCCTGGCTCAGGACATCCGCGTGGCGCTCTTGGGCCAAAAGCTGGACCACGTCTGGATGGATACGCACTACGTGGGGCTGCAGTTCCCGGACCC GGCTCATCCCAATACCCTGCATTGGGTGGAGGCGTCTGGGAAGCTCGGGGAGCCCCTGCAGCTGGAGGACCACGAGGTCTACTGTCCCTACAGCGCCACGGGCAACGCCACG GGAGAGCTGGTGTACGCCCACTACGGGCGCCCAGAGGACCTGCAGGACCTGCGGGCCCGGGGCGTGGAGCCGGCGGGGCGCCTCCTGCTGGTGCGCCTGGGGGAGATCAGTTTTGCCCAGAAG GTGGCCAGTGCCCAGGACTTTGGGGCCCGAGGAGTGCTCATATACCCTGATTCTGCAGACTTCTCCCAGGACCCACACAAGCTCGGCCTGTCCAGCCACAGGGCTGTGTATGGACAT GTGCACCTGGGAACTGGGGACCCCTACACGCCTGGCTTCCCTTCCTTTAATCAAACCCAGTTCCCTCCAGTCCAGTCCTCAGGCCTCCCTAACATCCCAGCCCAGCCCATCAGTGCGGACATTGCCTCCCTCCTGCTGAG GAAACTCCAAGGCCCTGTGGCCCCCCAGGAATGGCAGGGGCACCTCCCAGTCTCCCCTTATCgcctgggccctgggccaggCTTGCATCTAGGGGTCAACAACCACAGGGTCTCTACCCCCATCAGCAACATCTTTGGCTGCATCGAGGGCCGCTCAGAGCCAG ATCACTATGTTGTCATTGGGGCGCAGAGGGATGCGTGGGGCCCAGGAGCGGCCAAGTCTGCTGTGGGGACAGCCATATTGCTGGAGCTGGTGCGAACCTTTTCCTCCATGGTGAGCAATG GCTTCCGGCCTCGCAGGAGCCTTCTCTTCATCAGCTGGGACGGAGGGGACTTTGGGAGCGTGGGCTCCACAGAGTGGCTAGAG GGCTACCTCAGCGTGCTGCACCTCAAAGCCGTAGTCTATGTGAGCCTGGACAATGCAGTGCTGG gAGATGACAAGTTCCAGGCCAAGACCAGCCCCCTTCTGATCAGCCTCATAGAGAACATCCTGAAGCAG GTGGACTCTCCTAACCACAGTGGGCAGACCCTCTATGAGCAGGTGATGTTCAACAATCACAGCTGGGATGCTGAGGT GATCCAGCCACTGCCCATGGACAGCAGTGCCTATTCCTTCACGGCCTTTGCGGGGGTCCCTGCCGTTGAGTTCTCTTTCATGGAG GATGGCCAGGCGTACCCGTTCCTGCACACGAAGGATGACACATACGAGAACCTACACAGGGTCCTGCGGGGCCGCCTGCCCGCGGTGGCCCAGGCTGTGGCCCAGCTCGCTGGGCAACTCCTCATCAGGCTCAGCCACGATCACCTGCTGCCTCTGGACTTCGGCCGCTACGGGGACGTGGTCCTCAAGCACATCGGCAGCCTCAACGAGTTCTCTGGGGACCTCAAG GCCCGCGGGCTGACCCTCCAGTGGGTGTACTCGGCGCGGGGGGACTACATCCGGGCAGCTGAGAAGCTGCGAAAGGAGATCTACAGCTCAGAGGAGAGCGATGAGCGGCTGATGCGCATGTACAACGTGCGCATCATGCGG GTGGAGTTCTACTTCCTGTCTCAGTACGTGTCGCCGGCCGACTCCCCGTTCCGCCACATTTTCTTGGGCCACGGAGACCACACGCTGGACGCGCTGCTCGACCACGTGCGACTGTTGCGCTCCCACGGTTCCGGAGACCCTAGGGCTGCCTCCTCCGGGGTGGCTCCCGGCCTGGGCTTCCAGGAGAGCCGCTTCCGACGCCAGCTGGCCCTGCTTACCTGGACGCTGCAGGGGGCAGCCAACGCACTTAGCGGGGACGTCTGGAACATCGATAACAACTTCTGA
- the ACTL6B gene encoding actin-like protein 6B: protein MSGGVYGGDEVGALVFDIGSFSVRAGYAGEDCPKADFPTTVGLLAAEEGGGLELEGEKEKKGKIFHIDTNALHVPRDGAEVMSPLKNGMIEDWECFRAILDHTYSKHVKSEPNLHPVLMSEAPWNTRAKREKLTELMFEQYNIPAFFLCKTAVLTAFANGRSTGLVLDSGATHTTAIPVHDGYVLQQGIVKSPLAGDFISMQCRELFQEMAIDIIPPYMIAAKEPVREGAPPNWKKKEKLPQVSKSWHNYMCNEVIQDFQASVLQVSDSPYDEQVAAQMPTVHYEMPNGYNTDYGAERLRIPEGLFDPSNVKGLSGNTMLGVGHVVTTSIGMCDIDIRPGLYGSVIVTGGNTLLQGFTDRLNRELSQKTPPSMRLKLIASNSTMERKFSPWIGGSILASLGTFQQMWISKQEYEEGGKQCVERKCP, encoded by the exons ATGAGCGGGGGCGTCTACGGCGGAG ATGAGGTGGGGGCGCTGGTCTTTGACATTGGCTCCTTCTCAGTCCGCGCTGGGTACGCTGGGGAGGACTGCCCCAAG GCTGACTTCCCCACCACGGTGGGGCTGCTGGCCGCGGAGGAGGGGGGCGGGCTGGAgttggagggggagaaagagaagaaagggaagatctTCCACATCGACACCAACGCCCTGCATGTGCCTCGGGATGGAGCTGAGGTCATGTCGCCCCTCAAGAATGGCATGA TTGAGGACTGGGAGTGCTTCCGTGCCATCCTGGATCACACCTACAGTAAACACGTCAAGTCTGAGCCAAACCTGCACCCAGTGCTCATGTCCGAGGCCCCG TGGAATACACGGGCCAAGCGGGAGAAGCTGACAGAGCTGATGTTCGAGCAGTACAACATTCCTGCCTTCTTCTTATGCAAGACGGCTGTGCTCACCGC CTTTGCAAATGGACGTTCCACAGGCCTGGTGCTGGACAGTGGGGCCACCCACACCACGGCCATCCCAGTGCATGACGGCTATGTCCTACAGCAAG GCATTGTCAAGTCACCTCTGGCAGGAGACTTCATCTCCATGCAGTGCCGGGAGCTCTTCCAGGAAATGGCCATTGACATCATCCCACCCTACATGATTGCAGCCAAG GAACCCGTACGGGAAGGCGCCCCCCCAAactggaagaagaaggagaagctACCCCAGGTTTCCAAGTCCTGGCATAACTACATGTGCAAT GAGGTGATCCAGGACTTCCAGGCCTCTGTGCTGCAGGTCTCAGACTCTCCCTACGATGAGCA GGTGGCTGCGCAAATGCCCACAGTGCACTATGAAATGCCCAATGGCTACAACACAGACTACGGTGCCGAGCGGCTCCGCATCCCTGAGGGCCTGTTTGATCCCTCCAATGTCAAG GGCCTGTCGGGGAACACCATGCTAGGTGTGGGCCACGTGGTGACCACCAGCATTGGCATGTGTGACATCGACATTCGCCCG ggCTTGTATGGCAGTGTCATTGTCACTGGCGGGAACACACTGCTCCAGGGCTTCACTGACAGGCTCAATCGAGAGCTCTCCCAGAAGACCCCACCG agCATGCGACTGAAGCTCATCGCCAGCAACAGCACCATGGAGCGCAAGTTCAGCCCCTGGATCGGGGGTTCCATCTTGGCCTCGCTG ggcACTTTCCAGCAGATGTGGATCTCCAAGCAGGAAtatgaggagggagggaagcagtgCGTGGAGCGGAAGTGCCCCTGA
- the TFR2 gene encoding transferrin receptor protein 2 isoform X2, translating into MERLWGLLHRTTIYKRVEGTQQWRLEEEEEDGEEGAEPPIHFCPMELRGPDLGSRAGKQNLGLWAATARRAAPYLVLTTLLIFTGAFLLGYVAFRGSCQACGDDVLVVSEDINYEPGPDSHQGTLYWSDLQAMFLRFLGEGRLEDTIRQTSLRKRVAGSAGMAALAQDIRVALLGQKLDHVWMDTHYVGLQFPDPAHPNTLHWVEASGKLGEPLQLEDHEVYCPYSATGNATGELVYAHYGRPEDLQDLRARGVEPAGRLLLVRLGEISFAQKVASAQDFGARGVLIYPDSADFSQDPHKLGLSSHRAVYGHVHLGTGDPYTPGFPSFNQTQFPPVQSSGLPNIPAQPISADIASLLLRKLQGPVAPQEWQGHLPVSPYRLGPGPGLHLGVNNHRVSTPISNIFGCIEGRSEPDHYVVIGAQRDAWGPGAAKSAVGTAILLELVRTFSSMVSNGFRPRRSLLFISWDGGDFGSVGSTEWLEGYLSVLHLKAVVYVSLDNAVLGDDKFQAKTSPLLISLIENILKQVDSPNHSGQTLYEQVMFNNHSWDAEVIQPLPMDSSAYSFTAFAGVPAVEFSFMEDGQAYPFLHTKDDTYENLHRVLRGRLPAVAQAVAQLAGQLLIRLSHDHLLPLDFGRYGDVVLKHIGSLNEFSGDLKARGLTLQWVYSARGDYIRAAEKLRKEIYSSEESDERLMRMYNVRIMRVEFYFLSQYVSPADSPFRHIFLGHGDHTLDALLDHVRLLRSHGSGDPRAASSGVAPGLGFQESRFRRQLALLTWTLQGAANALSGDVWNIDNNF; encoded by the exons ATGGAGCGGCTTTGGGGTCTACTTCACAGAACG ACCATCTACAAGCGCGTGGAGGGCACCCAGCAGTGGcgcctggaggaggaagaggaagacggggaggagggggctgagccACCCATCCACTTCTGCCCTATGGAGCTGAGGGGCCCTGACCTGGGCTCCAGGGCAGGGAAGCAGAACCTCGGACTCTGGGCAGCAACAGCACGAAGGGCTGCCCCCTACCTGGTCCTGACAACCCTGCTGATCTTCACTGGGG CTTTCCTTCTGGGCTATGTGGCCTTCCGAGGGTCCTGCCAGGCATGCGGGGATGACGTGTTGGTGGTCAGCGAGGATATAAACTATGAGCCGGGCCCAGACTCCCACCAGGGCACCTTGTACTGGAGCGACCTCCAGGCCATGTTCCTGAGGttcctgggggaggggcgcctggaggaCACAATCAG GCAAACCAGCCTTCGGAAAAGGGTGGCTGGCTCGGCCGGCATGGCGGCCCTGGCTCAGGACATCCGCGTGGCGCTCTTGGGCCAAAAGCTGGACCACGTCTGGATGGATACGCACTACGTGGGGCTGCAGTTCCCGGACCC GGCTCATCCCAATACCCTGCATTGGGTGGAGGCGTCTGGGAAGCTCGGGGAGCCCCTGCAGCTGGAGGACCACGAGGTCTACTGTCCCTACAGCGCCACGGGCAACGCCACG GGAGAGCTGGTGTACGCCCACTACGGGCGCCCAGAGGACCTGCAGGACCTGCGGGCCCGGGGCGTGGAGCCGGCGGGGCGCCTCCTGCTGGTGCGCCTGGGGGAGATCAGTTTTGCCCAGAAG GTGGCCAGTGCCCAGGACTTTGGGGCCCGAGGAGTGCTCATATACCCTGATTCTGCAGACTTCTCCCAGGACCCACACAAGCTCGGCCTGTCCAGCCACAGGGCTGTGTATGGACAT GTGCACCTGGGAACTGGGGACCCCTACACGCCTGGCTTCCCTTCCTTTAATCAAACCCAGTTCCCTCCAGTCCAGTCCTCAGGCCTCCCTAACATCCCAGCCCAGCCCATCAGTGCGGACATTGCCTCCCTCCTGCTGAG GAAACTCCAAGGCCCTGTGGCCCCCCAGGAATGGCAGGGGCACCTCCCAGTCTCCCCTTATCgcctgggccctgggccaggCTTGCATCTAGGGGTCAACAACCACAGGGTCTCTACCCCCATCAGCAACATCTTTGGCTGCATCGAGGGCCGCTCAGAGCCAG ATCACTATGTTGTCATTGGGGCGCAGAGGGATGCGTGGGGCCCAGGAGCGGCCAAGTCTGCTGTGGGGACAGCCATATTGCTGGAGCTGGTGCGAACCTTTTCCTCCATGGTGAGCAATG GCTTCCGGCCTCGCAGGAGCCTTCTCTTCATCAGCTGGGACGGAGGGGACTTTGGGAGCGTGGGCTCCACAGAGTGGCTAGAG GGCTACCTCAGCGTGCTGCACCTCAAAGCCGTAGTCTATGTGAGCCTGGACAATGCAGTGCTGG gAGATGACAAGTTCCAGGCCAAGACCAGCCCCCTTCTGATCAGCCTCATAGAGAACATCCTGAAGCAG GTGGACTCTCCTAACCACAGTGGGCAGACCCTCTATGAGCAGGTGATGTTCAACAATCACAGCTGGGATGCTGAGGT GATCCAGCCACTGCCCATGGACAGCAGTGCCTATTCCTTCACGGCCTTTGCGGGGGTCCCTGCCGTTGAGTTCTCTTTCATGGAG GATGGCCAGGCGTACCCGTTCCTGCACACGAAGGATGACACATACGAGAACCTACACAGGGTCCTGCGGGGCCGCCTGCCCGCGGTGGCCCAGGCTGTGGCCCAGCTCGCTGGGCAACTCCTCATCAGGCTCAGCCACGATCACCTGCTGCCTCTGGACTTCGGCCGCTACGGGGACGTGGTCCTCAAGCACATCGGCAGCCTCAACGAGTTCTCTGGGGACCTCAAG GCCCGCGGGCTGACCCTCCAGTGGGTGTACTCGGCGCGGGGGGACTACATCCGGGCAGCTGAGAAGCTGCGAAAGGAGATCTACAGCTCAGAGGAGAGCGATGAGCGGCTGATGCGCATGTACAACGTGCGCATCATGCGG GTGGAGTTCTACTTCCTGTCTCAGTACGTGTCGCCGGCCGACTCCCCGTTCCGCCACATTTTCTTGGGCCACGGAGACCACACGCTGGACGCGCTGCTCGACCACGTGCGACTGTTGCGCTCCCACGGTTCCGGAGACCCTAGGGCTGCCTCCTCCGGGGTGGCTCCCGGCCTGGGCTTCCAGGAGAGCCGCTTCCGACGCCAGCTGGCCCTGCTTACCTGGACGCTGCAGGGGGCAGCCAACGCACTTAGCGGGGACGTCTGGAACATCGATAACAACTTCTGA